The sequence below is a genomic window from Candidatus Methylomirabilota bacterium.
GCTCTTCGATCGCGACATCACCCGGGTGCCGAGCCGGCGGCGCCCGCACCTCGGCATCGGCCGCACCTACCAGATCATCACCCTCTTCCCGCACGAGACGCTGCTACGCAACGTCACGCTGTCCCTGCTCGGCCTGTCGCCCCTGCGCTGGAACCCCATCGTCAGGCTCGAGCGCCGGGAGGCGCTGATCGCGCGGGCGCGCGCGGTGCTGGCGCGGGTCGCGCTCGACCACCTCGCCGACCGGCCGCTCGCCCAGACCTCCTACGGCGAGCGCCGGCGCGTCGAGATCGCGATGGCGCTCGCCCAGAACCCGCGGGTGCTCCTGCTCGACGAGCCCTTCGCCGGGCTCTCGGTCGAGGAGCGGCGCGACGTGCTCCGGCTCGTCACGGGCATCCCGCGCGACGTGACGATCGTCATGATCGAGCACGACATGGACACGGCGCTCGACTTCGCCGAGCGCATCACCGTCCTGCACTTCGGCGAGGTCGTCGTCGAGGGCACGCGCGGCGAGGTGGTCGCCCACCCGCGCACGCGGGAGATCTACCTTGGCGAGTGACGCGCTCGTGCTCGACGGGATCGACGCCTTCTACGGCGACAGCCACGTGCTGCACGGCGTGTCGCTGCGTCTGCCGGAGGGCCGGCTGCTCGGCCTGCTCGGCCGCAACGGCGCCGGCAAGTCCACGTCCATGAACGTGACCGTCGGCCTCCTGCCCCCGCGGCGCGGCGTGGTCGCGGTCTACGGCCGCGCGGTCACGGGTCGCGCCCCCGAGGCCATCGCCGCGCACGGCGTCGCGCTCGTGCCGCAGGGGCGCCGGGTCTTCCGGAGCCTCACCGTGCGCGAGAACCTCGCGGTGGCCGCGCGCAGGCCGCGCGGCGGCCTGCCGATGCTGTGGACGCTCGACTCCGTCTACGCGATCTTCCCGCACCTCCGCCAGCGCCACGGGCAGCTCGCCGGCTCCCTCTCCGGCGGCGAGCAGCAGATGCTGGCGATCGGCCGCGCCCTGATGTCGAACCCGCGCGTGCTCCTGATGGACGAGCCGTCGGAGGGCCTGGCGCCGCAGATCGTCGCGGAGGTCATGGCGACCATCCGCCGCCTCAAGGCGCAGGGGCTCTCCATCGTGCTCGTCGAGCAGAACCCCAAGCTGGTGTTCGACGTCGCCGACGACATCGTCGTCCTCAACAGCGGCCGCGTCGTCGTCCAGGGATCCGTGGCGGAGCTCCGGACGAGCGGCGTGGACCTGCGCCA
It includes:
- a CDS encoding ABC transporter ATP-binding protein, which produces MTAAVSLAVEPGERRLIIGPNGAGKTTLFNLITGELRPDRGAITLFDRDITRVPSRRRPHLGIGRTYQIITLFPHETLLRNVTLSLLGLSPLRWNPIVRLERREALIARARAVLARVALDHLADRPLAQTSYGERRRVEIAMALAQNPRVLLLDEPFAGLSVEERRDVLRLVTGIPRDVTIVMIEHDMDTALDFAERITVLHFGEVVVEGTRGEVVAHPRTREIYLGE
- a CDS encoding ABC transporter ATP-binding protein, encoding MASDALVLDGIDAFYGDSHVLHGVSLRLPEGRLLGLLGRNGAGKSTSMNVTVGLLPPRRGVVAVYGRAVTGRAPEAIAAHGVALVPQGRRVFRSLTVRENLAVAARRPRGGLPMLWTLDSVYAIFPHLRQRHGQLAGSLSGGEQQMLAIGRALMSNPRVLLMDEPSEGLAPQIVAEVMATIRRLKAQGLSIVLVEQNPKLVFDVADDIVVLNSGRVVVQGSVAELRTSGVDLRQHLGIY